The window TCGTGAAATGCAATGATTGGCACATAGATCTCGTCTTCAACATGCTCAGCAAGTTTCTTCTCCATTCGATAAAACTCAGGGCCCGATCGTTGCTGGAGAATTCCGAAGTGATCGGTATCCAAAAGGTACATAACTTATCTACTCGGTGTGGTAACTCTGCCGAAATTCGCGACCCAAGCGTAGAACCTCTGCGAATTCAGGATCATCTTTCATCGAGCCCTTTACATTGTCGAGCCAGCGAGATCCTTTGGGTTTTTCTCTCTTGAGCTTGGCAACCTCACTTTCAAGAGCGGTGACGCGCAGCAGAATTTCAGCGATGTCGGTGTTAGTTGTGGGTTGGTTGGACGACGTGAGACTCATGTGACTTACTCCTATTCTTCAATCCTACCGCTTCATCAACGCCTCATCCAAGTTCAGCAGCACGTTTCCCACAACCGTCCAAGCCGCGAGTTCGGCGGTCGTGGCGTCTTTCGGCAATGGGCCGATGGGCTCGGTGGCGAGCTTTTTGGCAGCTTCGGGCTGTTGTTCGAATTTGGAACGGGAGTTCTCGAAGAGTTTGACTAAGCGTGATTGTTCGTCAGCGGTTGGCGGGCGGGTGAGGACGAGGCGAAATGCGTAGTGCATCCGCTCGTCAGGAGTTGCACCACCTTCGGTGACCACTTTGCGGCCAAGTGCCTGAGCGGCTTCGATGTAGACCGGGTCATTGAGCGTGACCAGCGCCTGCAGCGGGGTGTTGGTGCGGCCGCGGCGGACGGTGCAGACCTCGCGATTCGGCGCGTCGAACGTGGCCATCGACGGATAGGGATTTGACCGTCGCCAAGTGGTGTAAAGTGCCCGGCGATGCCGATCCACGCCGTCGCTGGTTTGCCAATCGATGCCGCTGCCGAAGGCGGCCGAGAGGCCCATGGAGGGCTGCATCGGCTTGACCGGCGGGCCGTACATCTTGTTGCTGAGCAAGCCGCCGACGGCCAGCGTTTGATCGCGGACCATTTCGGCCGACAGGCGGAAGCGTGGGCCGCGAGCGAGCAGGCGGTTGTCGGGATCGCGACTTTGGAGATCAGGTGTGACACGCGACGACTGCCGATAGGCGGCCGATGTGACGAGCTTTTTCACGAAGGCTTTCAGATCCCACTTGTTTGCTGTGAGATCCGTCGCCAGCCAATCGAGCAGTTCGGGATGAAACGGCAGTTCGCCTTGCGAGCCGAATTCTTCGCTCGTGGCCACAATGCCAGTGCCGAAGATTTGTTCCCAATAGCGATTGGCCACCACACGAGCGGTGAGCGGATTGGCGGGATCGACGAGCCAATTGGCGAGCGCGAGGCGCTGCGGCAAATCCTTCTGCAGCGGCGGGAAAATTGCCGGCGTGCCGGGCTTCACGACTTCGCCCAGGTCGAGATAGTTGCCACGATGTTGCAGCTTCGTCTCGCGACCGGCGCCGGCCATTTCTTTCATGATCGGCACGGTATCGGGCTTGAGATCGGCGATTTGCTTCTTGAGTGCTGCCTGCTTCGCGCGCACGTCTTTGAGCTCTGGAGCGATGCTCACGAAATGCTTGCTCAAGACCTCTTTCTGCGCCACGGTTCGTTGATCGGCGGCGACTTGCATCGCGGCGAGCACATCGGCGGGCGTTTCGGTCCAGCGTTGCACTTGATCATCGGCCGTTGCGCTGAGGCGGAACTTGCCGAGCGTGTGCTGCTTGTGATTTGATTGCTGCTCGATGGTGACGAGCAGTTTGCTGCCTTCGGCGACCTCGACGGCTTGCTTCGCGACGAGCGTCAACGCGTGCGACTCGCCGAGCTTACCGCCGACGGCCCAACCTTTTTGCTTGTCCTTAGTACTGATGGCGTTTGCGGCCTCGAACTGCGGTTGCGAGAAATCGGCGAGGGCGACTGCAAACTCAATGGCACGGCGACCTGAGAGGGAATACTCAGCGGATGGGTCGGGATGTTTTGCCGCCTTCTGTTCCCAGACGACTTCCTTCTTGTCATTCAGCACGCTGATCTTGAAATCGGCCAGGCGGTTGCCGACGTTGCCGTCGGTGCGGTTCCAGAGGACGATGCGATCGATGGCTTGCGAACTCTTGAGATCGACTTCCCACCACGGATTATCCGAAGCGGCCGTGTGCGTGACGCTCTTCTTTTGGTAGTCGCCGTCGGTGTTGCCATCAATGGCGTACTTCGCGGGACCATCGTAGTCGGTGCTACTTTGCGTGGCTTCGCCGCTCTTCGCCAGGTTGTCGTTGCCGGAAAAGACTTGCACTTCGGCGAGCGAAAGCATTTTGTTCTTGCCGGGGATTTCGACGCGAACGAAGCGACCACTGAGCGACTTTCCCTGCGGTGGTTCGATTACGGCGTCGATGTTGGTGATCACGAAGTTGCCGCCCGCATGGCCGGGGCCTTTACCGGGTAATTTGTCATCGGCGAGCGTTTCGAGTTTGATCGCCCGGATTTTTCCAGCAGCGAGCGGCAATTCCAGCGTGTAGTTGTCGTTGGCCGATGCTTCGGCGACCGTCACCGTGCCATCATCGGCGATCTCGCCTTTGAGTTTGGCTTGCGATGAAAACGAAGCCGGTTTCAACGTGCTCCAAATCAGCGAGCGCGGGAAGTTCTCTTCCCATTTCGTTTGTGCAGCGACTAACTCCGGCGTGCTGGCTTGCAACGAGCGCTCGACGGTAACCAGTTCTGCTTCGAGCTTACCTTTGCGTTCGAGCTGATCGGGCGAGTAACGCGTCAGCAGCGGCGATTCGTCGCGGCGGTCGGCGTCTTCGCTGTTGTTGAAGATCGCAAACAGCCCGAAAAATTCTTTCTGCGACAGCGGATCGTATTTGTGTGTGTGGCACTGCGCGCAGGCGATTGTCGTTCCCATCCACACTGCCATCGTGGTGTTCACGCGATCGACAACGGCGACGTTGCGGAACTCTTCGTCATTCGTGCCGCCTTCGTTGTTCGTTAGCGTGTTGCGATGAAAGGCCGTCGCGGTCAATTGCTCGTCGGTGGGATTCGGCAGCAGGTCGCCAGCGATCTGCTCAATCGTGAATTGATCGAAGGGCTTGTTCGCGTTGAACGAACGAATGACGTAATCGCGATACAGCCAGATGACGCGCGATGGGTCGTCGGCATAGCCAGCCGAGTCGGCGTAGCGGGCGAGGTCTAGCCATTGATGGGCCCAGTGTTCGCCGTAGGCTTCTTTCGCGAGGAGCCGATCAACGAGCTTTTCGTAGGCCTGCGGGTCGCTGTCTTTGACGAAGGCATCGACCTCGGCAATAGTCGGCGGCAAGCCGGTGAGATCGAGAGACAAACGGCGGATGAGCGTGTAGCGATCGGCTTCGGGCTGCGGCTGCAAACCTTCGGCTTCCATCCGGGCAAGCAGGAAGCGATCGATCTCGTTCTTCGGCCAGGCAGCGTTCTTAGTCGCCGGCAGGACGGGACGAACCGGCGGCGAATAAGACCAGTGCTGCGCGTAGTGCGCGCCTTGCTTGATCCACTCGCGCAGTAGTTCGACATCTTTCGCCGCCAGCTTCTTACCGGTCTTCGCCGGCGGCATCATTTCATCAGGATCGGTCGAAGCAATCCGCTTCAGCAGATCACTCTTCTCGGGCTGACCCGGAACAATCGCGAAGTTGCCGCTGCCGAGATCGACCTTGGCCCCTTCGAGCGTATCGAGACGCAAGCCATCGACGCCGCCTTTCCGCTCGGCCGGATCCGGGCCGTGGCAGAAATAGCAGTTGTTCGAGAGGATTGGCTTGATGTCGCGATTGAAGTCGATCTTGCGCGCGGGCTCGGCAAGTGAACCGCGCGATACGCAAGCAACCGCGACAAATAGTGCAGTCCAAGAAGACAAGCAGCGAAGCATCGTGCGAACCGCCTCGAAGTGCAGGGAGGGAAAGGGCGCCGGGCAACTATTCAGGTGGGAGTCGCGCAAGCTAAGTCGCGGCGACAAGCCCCCATTATATGTGCACCCTTACTCCCGATGCTATCAATCTGCGGCTGCAATTCGGGCTATTTCGTGCCGTGGTCATGCCCGGCGTGGGCGACCATTTCCTTGCAGGTCTTTTCGCACTTGCGGCATTCGGCGGCGCATTCCTTCATGTGCTTGTCGTCCGGAAACTTCTCACATTCCTTGCCGCACATCGCGCAGGCGTCGACACAGGCCTTGCAAATAAGGGCGGAGAACGGACCGCCGCGGGCGACTATCGAGGCCGCAGTGGCGCAGAAGGCGGCGCAATCCAAACAAGTGGCCAGCGTGGTGGCGTGGTCCTTTTTGCCGGATTCCAGCTGATCGGCGCAGTGGGCTGCGCAGCTTTCGCACTCTCGCTGACAGTCGGAGCAGGCCTTAGCGCAGGCATCCGACATCTCCCCATGCTCGTGGCCGCCGGCGCTCTTCGCAGCCGGCACCTGGCCGGATGCTCCCTGCTGCCAGGCTCCGAGCGCGACTGCTGTCAAACCCGCCACCGTGAACGCTCGTCGTCCGACCATGATTCCACTCCTTGCAGTGAGGATTGATTTGGTAACTCGAGCCGAGGCTGGTGCAGGTTCTGGACCGTTCGGGATTTTTCAGATGACGAATGCGTTTGCGAACAATCGCGCTGGTTATTGGCAAATTCTCTTGAAACGGTTAGGTCGCGCGCGTTAGAAAACGTTTACTTATCCATTGCTCCCCGTTTCTCATCTGCGAGGGGAGGTGTTCATGATGTAACCGCACCCTTTGGCGGCGCGACTTGATTCGCCGTACAAGCGGGTTTTCTGTCAGCCACTCACGACTGGTCTCATTTATTTATTCCGCGGTCGGCTTTCGATTGAAGGCAGCGCCGCACCTTTCTTTCTGCGGCTGCAGATCGCTTTGCTTGTTCTCGCAATCTCTTCGCTGACCGCGGCCCTGATCAATCTAGCCGCCGAGTGATTTTCGCAATCACGTTGCGGCTGCGCTCGCGTTGCGCGCATGGGCAACGAGCACTCATTCGATTCTTCATACAGACATTTCATTCAATAACACTGGAGGCTGTCATGAACTCATCTGCCTCATCCATAAAAGGCATTTCGCACTTTTTGTACTCACAGAATCCGTTCTATTTGATCGGCACGCTGGTGATTTTATTTGGGCTGCAGCAATGCCTGGGAAAGGAGCCGCAGTTAGCGGCGTCGGGCATGCTCTCGACAATGCTCGCCGGATACACGCTGCTACTGGCCGGTGTGGCGATCGTCATCGTGCGGTGGGGGAATTTGTGGGACGATGTGCGCACCATTCTGCTGGTGGTCGTGCTGCTGTTTTACATGCTGTCGGTAAGTCTCGACGTGCAAGTGCTGGAGCAGCCCGAGTCGGGGTCGTTCTTGCTCGGCGCGGGATTGCTGTTCTCGCTCGTGCTGAGTGAGTTTCTGTTTCGACAGCTGCGCTTGCAGTTGCCGCTGGCTTATCGACTGGCGTTTTATTTGTCGCTGGCTGTGTTGTTTTTGTATCCCATCGCGCTGGCTTGGATCAGCTTTTATCGTTGGTATCAACTGCGGACCTGGGCGCTGGGCAGCTTCAGCATCGTCGCGGCTTGGCCGTTGTTGGCGCTCGTGCCGGCGGTGCGAAGTCGCGCGCCAGTACCGATGCCGTGCCGGGCGACGTGGAAGGCTCCGTACTATCCCTGGTCGCTGTTTGTGTTTCTTACGATCGGCATGGGGATGCGGGCCTGGTGGCTGACGATCTCGTTCGACCCGACGAAAGGGGCCGGCAATTGCTTTCAGCCGTATTTTCTCATTCCCCTCGTACTCGTTTGGGCGATCATCTTGATTGAAGGGGGCGTGGTGCAACATTCACGCTGGGCCCTGCGCGCGGGACTGCTCCTGCCGTGGCTTGCACTCGCGCTGGGATATGCAGGATCGGGAAACAGCACGGCCGACGCGCTGTTCGTCGGTGAGTTACGGAGAACAATCGGGACGCCGCCGCAACTCGCGGCGTGGAGTGTGCTGGCCTTCCAAGGTTGGGCATTCTGGCGGACGAGCCATCTTGTGGGCGTACATCGTTGGCAGGAATTGGCGTTTACGGTGCTGGCGGTTCTCGCTTGCTTTACGGGCGAACGGACCATCTATTGGCGATCGCTGGCCATGCCAAATTCGGCGGGGCTGGCGATTGTCGCGGCGGGCTGGATCGCCAACGCCTGGCGATTGAACTGCAGTTATCGCGCGTTGCTGGCGGCGGTGTTCGGCGGTTTGTACTTGTCGACATCGGGTGCGATCGGACAGCTCAGTGATCCGCAAGGTTTCTGGCGACTGCACGCGCCAGTGCTGATCGTGCTGGCCCTCGTGGCTGTGTTTCAAGATCGTCTTGCCCAGCGCTTGCGCAGGCTAATGCTTTCGACCGTGCCGACGCTCGCGCTCGCGGCGGCGATTGTCTATCCGTGGTGGTTCGGCGATGTGCCTGCCGTCGTTCTCGCCGCCTGGCTCGGTTACCTCTTGCTGATTGCAGTTCGTTTTTGGCAGCTCGATCGTTATGTACCGCAGCTCACGGCAGCACTCCTCACGCTGGCGAGCAACGGCGCATTATGGATCTGGCCGGCTGGCGCTTGGCTATCGACATCGTGGTTGGCTGCTGGCTTGCCGTATCTGACGGCGGGGCTGCTTGTCGTTGCGGCGGGACTGGCCATCAGTCTGCTGAAGATGGGCATCGTCGAGCATGGTCGCAATTGGCTGCGGATCTTTAACGAGCATCTGCAATGGTCGCAAGTGGAAAGCAGTTGAAGCCACTACGCAAAAAAAGACTTCGGCAAAAAAAAGACCCCGGCAACAAGCCGGGGTCTACGGGGATTCGCTG is drawn from Anatilimnocola floriformis and contains these coding sequences:
- a CDS encoding DUF1553 domain-containing protein, yielding MLRCLSSWTALFVAVACVSRGSLAEPARKIDFNRDIKPILSNNCYFCHGPDPAERKGGVDGLRLDTLEGAKVDLGSGNFAIVPGQPEKSDLLKRIASTDPDEMMPPAKTGKKLAAKDVELLREWIKQGAHYAQHWSYSPPVRPVLPATKNAAWPKNEIDRFLLARMEAEGLQPQPEADRYTLIRRLSLDLTGLPPTIAEVDAFVKDSDPQAYEKLVDRLLAKEAYGEHWAHQWLDLARYADSAGYADDPSRVIWLYRDYVIRSFNANKPFDQFTIEQIAGDLLPNPTDEQLTATAFHRNTLTNNEGGTNDEEFRNVAVVDRVNTTMAVWMGTTIACAQCHTHKYDPLSQKEFFGLFAIFNNSEDADRRDESPLLTRYSPDQLERKGKLEAELVTVERSLQASTPELVAAQTKWEENFPRSLIWSTLKPASFSSQAKLKGEIADDGTVTVAEASANDNYTLELPLAAGKIRAIKLETLADDKLPGKGPGHAGGNFVITNIDAVIEPPQGKSLSGRFVRVEIPGKNKMLSLAEVQVFSGNDNLAKSGEATQSSTDYDGPAKYAIDGNTDGDYQKKSVTHTAASDNPWWEVDLKSSQAIDRIVLWNRTDGNVGNRLADFKISVLNDKKEVVWEQKAAKHPDPSAEYSLSGRRAIEFAVALADFSQPQFEAANAISTKDKQKGWAVGGKLGESHALTLVAKQAVEVAEGSKLLVTIEQQSNHKQHTLGKFRLSATADDQVQRWTETPADVLAAMQVAADQRTVAQKEVLSKHFVSIAPELKDVRAKQAALKKQIADLKPDTVPIMKEMAGAGRETKLQHRGNYLDLGEVVKPGTPAIFPPLQKDLPQRLALANWLVDPANPLTARVVANRYWEQIFGTGIVATSEEFGSQGELPFHPELLDWLATDLTANKWDLKAFVKKLVTSAAYRQSSRVTPDLQSRDPDNRLLARGPRFRLSAEMVRDQTLAVGGLLSNKMYGPPVKPMQPSMGLSAAFGSGIDWQTSDGVDRHRRALYTTWRRSNPYPSMATFDAPNREVCTVRRGRTNTPLQALVTLNDPVYIEAAQALGRKVVTEGGATPDERMHYAFRLVLTRPPTADEQSRLVKLFENSRSKFEQQPEAAKKLATEPIGPLPKDATTAELAAWTVVGNVLLNLDEALMKR
- a CDS encoding four-helix bundle copper-binding protein; protein product: MVGRRAFTVAGLTAVALGAWQQGASGQVPAAKSAGGHEHGEMSDACAKACSDCQRECESCAAHCADQLESGKKDHATTLATCLDCAAFCATAASIVARGGPFSALICKACVDACAMCGKECEKFPDDKHMKECAAECRKCEKTCKEMVAHAGHDHGTK